Proteins from one Microtus pennsylvanicus isolate mMicPen1 chromosome 7, mMicPen1.hap1, whole genome shotgun sequence genomic window:
- the Gon4l gene encoding GON-4-like protein isoform X6: protein MVPCKRRRAAVTESVQQPDELDLESAAKPEPGRLKDLGSESPSWGQRQESSGCPEVHSVHDGESQPSMEDPSLSSKMLTQRGNLPVLEAVDVAISQEITLPSVESSHSLTVYLDKGRLQATASRKAKKIVFQPGQVTREDRGDHPVIEEPPLVEGEPGGEVKAEGEEQESEESDQRKKTKKGTKRKRDGKSQEQGTMAHDLKLDDMLDRTLEDGAKQHNLTAVNVRNILHEVITNEHVVAMMKAAISETEDMPLFEPKMTRSKLKEVVEKGVVIPTWNISPIKKASEIKQPPQFVDIHLEEDDSSDEEYQPDEEEEDETAEESLLESDVESTASSPRGVKRSRLQASSEVAETDEESGVLSEVEKVPTPALRHISAEVVPMGPPPPPKPKQTRDSAFMEKLNAVDEELASSPVCMDSFQPMEDSLIAFRTRSKMPLKDVPLGQLEAELEAPDITPDMYDPNTADDEDWKVWLGGLLNDDVENEDEADDDDDPEYNFLEDLDEPDTEDFRTDRAVRITKKEVNGLMEELFETFQDEMGFSNMEEDGPEEEERVSESRPNFNTPQTLRFEEPLANLLNERHRTVKELLEQLKMKKSSSRPQPEVEKLKPQTETVHQTLVLDPAQRSRLQQQMQQHVQLLTQIYLLTTSNPNLSSEASTTRVFLKELGTFAENSVALHQQFNPQFQTLFQPCNWMGAMQLIEDFTHVSLDCSPQKTVKKTASEFPCLPKQVAWILATNKVFMYPELLPICSLKANNPRDKIIFTKAEDNLLALGLKHFEGTEFPKPLISKYLVTCKTAHQLTVRIKNLNQNRAPNNVIKFYKKTKQLPVLVRCCEEIQPHQWKPPIEKEEHRLPFWLKASLQSIQDELRNIAEGAAEGANVTTATESGTDQHLEKAGPEVGGATRYPLLMPKGVVLKLKPGSKRFSRKAWRQKRPLVQKPLLIQPSPCVQPVFNPGKISTWPTQSKIPPSNRVVQIPHLMQPNTVLQTLPGFPPVGVSGEDTFESPAAQPAVPSGPEARTSFPLSESQPSLPSCSAPKIMLPSLAPSKFRKPYVRRKPTRRKAAKVSPCVKPTPIIQSTPVIFTVPATTVKVVGLASGCNVIQPVSAAVAPNPQTIPITTLLVNPSFPCPLTQPLVASSISPLIVSGNPLTLPVPSIPEDKAKANLGIADGKNAPQNSESALKTQELTPLCAAVFSKEERRPWSLSSSPECQGASSESSAHGWTGVKIEQVGQAFEPLSPSLQESLNCAPKGLEEMVKIEAEDCVEEISVNFLGEKVKEEHSVEADSGCPQEKLSSALEMRKDTVLQKEETQPAKSLSVSQDPPDEGRTSGVGSKGLPKSTPSSMEQDMMLSSPPGKPEDSASAEGQSVGTPAGPDTGGEKDGPEEEEEDDFDDLTQDEEDELSSASEESVLSVPELQETMEKLTWLASERSMSQEGESEEENSQEENSEPEEEEEEEAEGMEALQKEDEVNDGAVGDAAEKPPSTLASPKTAPEVETSITPPGDNTKTAGKSRSGHRARNKRGSRARASKDTAKLLLLYDEDILDRDPLREQKDLAFAQAYLTRVREALQHIPGKYEDFLQVIYEFESSTQRQTAVDLYKSLQTLLQDWPQLLKDFAAFLLPEQALSCGLFEEQQAFEKSRRFLRQLEICFAENPSQHQKIIKVLQGCADCLPQDTTELKTQMWQLLKGHDHLQDEFSIFFDHLRPAASRMGDFEEINWTEEKEYEFDGFEEVILPDVEEEEEPAKVSTASKSKRRKEIGVQNHDKETDWPEVAKDCSCSCHEGGPDSKLKKSKRRNCHCSSKVCDSKSYKSKETLELVGSSPLQEASSMPATKEGGQGKDMLEEEALEEQESIDVTQIRTGRTTRKGETPTPAGSTVGSTVLCSAEVTLVERPLEGLTLCSPETPGLPTQTGVELSSVRRDQAGPEVVSCLDTSTILPEEGEDMKSFANSETIVPLPDASETEKLPSTVEIPASLPSPVSSRTRDTGRRHTYGKVCTQSWLHESPVEAETAHMVAPVCGTSSGVGALEITPKAASGVIAEDRGTQGKGPEGGLPKASEATVCANNSKVSSTGEKVVLWTREADRVILTMCQEQGAQPHTFSSISRQLGNKTPVEVSHRFRELMQLFHTACEASSEDEDDATSTSNADQLSDRGDLLSEEELDE, encoded by the exons AAGAAcaagagagtgaagaaagtgatcaaaggaaaaaaaccaaaaagggcaCCAAGAGGAAACGAGATGGAAAAAGTCAAGAACAAGGGACGATGGCTCATGACCTGAAACTGGATGACATGCTCGATCGGACCTTAGAGGATGGTGCTAAGCAGCACAATCTGACTGCAGTCAATGTACGGAACATCCTGCAT GAAGTAATCACAAATGAACATGTTGTAGCCATGATGAAAGCTGCCATCAGTGAGACAGAAGACATGCCACTGTTT GAGCCTAAGATGACCCGCTCTAAACTGAAGGAAGTGGTGGAGAAAGGAGTG GTAATTCCAACGTGGAATATTTCACCAATTAAGAAAGCCAGTGAAATTAAG CAGCCACCACAGTTTGTGGACATTCACCTTGAAGAAGATGACTCCTCAGATGAAGAGTACCAGccagatgaggaagaggaagatgaaacaGCAGAAGAG AGCTTATTGGAAAGTGATGTTGAAAGCACGGCTTCGTCTCCACGCGGAGTGAAGAGATCCAGACTGCAAGCATCGTCTGAAGTGGCTGAGACAGATGAGGAGAGTGGCGTGTTGTCAGAG GTTGAGAAAGTCCCCACACCTGCTCTTAGGCACATCAGTGCTGAAGTAGTGCCCATGGggcccccacctcctcccaaaCCAAAGCAGACCAGGGATAGTGCTTTCATGGAGAAGTTAAATGCAGTAGATGAGGAGCTGGCTTCGAGTCCTGTCTGCATGGATTCTTTTCAG CCGATGGAGGATAGTCTCATTGCATTCCGGACTCGGTCTAAGATGCCCCTGAAAGATGTTCCTCTGGGCCAACTCGAAGCTGAACTTGAGGCTCCAGATATCACCCCGGATATGTATGACCCAAATACAGCTGATGATGAGGACTGGAAGGTGTGGCTGGGGGGCCTCTTAAATGATGACGTGGAGAACGAGG ATGAGGCAGATGATGACGATGATCCAGAATATAACTTCCTGGAAGACCTTGAtgaaccagacacagaggatttTCGTACTGACAGGGCCGTGAGAATCACTA aaaaagaagtaaaCGGGCTGATGGAAGAGCTGTTTGAAACG TTCCAGGATGAAATGGGATTCTCCAATATGGAAGAAGATGGCCCAGAGGAAGAGGAGCGTGTATCAGAGTCTCGGCCTAACTTCAACACCCCTCAAACCCTACG GTTTGAGGAACCATTGGCCAACTTGTTAAATGAACGCCATCGGACGGTGAAAGAGCTGCTTGAACagctgaaaatgaaaaaatcttCATCCAGACCACAGCCTGAAGTGGAGAAGCTTAAACCTCAGACGGAGACAGTCCATCAGACTCTGGTTCTAGACCCAGCACAGAGGAGCAGGCTTCAGCAGCAGATGCAGCAG catgTCCAGCTCTTGACACAAATCTACCTTCTCACCACCTCCAACCCCAACCTCAGCTCCGAGGCCAGCACCACCAGAGTGTTTCTG AAAGAGCTGGGAACCTTTGCAGAGAACTCCGTCGCCCTCCACCAGCAGTTTAACCCCCAGTTTCAGACCTTGTTCCAACCCTGTAACTGGATGGGAGCTATGCAGCTCATTGAAGACTTTACACATGTCAGCCTGGACTGCAGTCCTCAGAAAACCGTCAAGAAGACTG CCAGTGAATTTCCCTGTTTGCCAAAGCAAGTGGCCTGGATCCTGGCCACAAACAAGGTGTTCATGTATCCAGAGCTCCTTCCGATCTGTTCACTGAAGGCAAATAATCCTCGGGATAAGATCATCTTTACCAAGGCTGAGGACAA TCTGCTAGCTTTAGGACTGAAGCACTTCGAAGGCACTGAGTTTCCTAAACCTCTAATCAGCAAGTACCTTGTAACTTGTAAGACCGCTCACCAGCTGACGGTGAGAATCAAGAACCTCAACCAGAACAGAGCTCCTAACAACGTGATTAAA TTTTATAAGAAGACCAAACAGCTGCCAGTTCTCGTGAGGTGCTGTGAAGAGATCCAGCCACATCAGTGGAAACCGCCCATTGAGAAGGAGGAACACCGGCTCCCATTCTGGCTAAAG GCCAGTCTGCAGTCCATTCAGGATGAACTTCGGAACATAGCTGAAGGCGCTGCAGAAGGAGCAAATGTGACCACAGCCACAGAGAGCGGCACAGATCAGCACTTGGAGAAAGCTGGCCCTGAAGTGGGGGGTGCAACTCGGTACCCATTGCTGATGCCCAAGGGTGTGGTGCTCAAATTGAAACCAGGTTCCAAGCGTTTTTCCAGAAAGGCTTGGCGACAGAAGCGGCCATTGGTCCAGAAGCCCCTCCTCATCCAACCGAGTCCCTGTGTTCAGCCCGTGTTCAACCCTGGGAAAATATCGACCTGGCCAACTCAATCAAAAATCCCTCCAAGCAACAGGGTGGTCCAAATTCCTCATCTGATGCAACCAAACACTGTCTTACAGACACTTCCAGGTTTCCCTCCTGTGGGGGTCAGCGGAGAAGATACTTTTGAgtctcctgcagcacagcctgcTGTACCTTCTGGTCCTGAAGCCAGGACCAGCTTCCCCCTGTCTGAGTCTCAGCCATCACTGCCTTCTTGTTCTGCACCCAAAATAATGCTACCCTCGCTTGCCCCTTCGAAATTTCGAAAGCCGTATGTGAGGCGGAAGCCCACAAGAAGAAAAGCGGCCAAGGTTTCTCCTTGTGTGAAACCTACCCCCATCATCCAGTCCACACCTGTCATCTTCACGGTTCCTGCCACCACAGTGAAGGTTGTAGGCCTAGCCAGTGGCTGTAATGTTATCCAGCCCGTTAGTGCAGCCGTGGCCCCAAACCCGCAGACCATTCCTATCACCACTCTCCTGGTTaacccttccttcccctgcccGTTAACCCAACCACTCGTGGCCTCTTCCATCTCACCCTTAATTGTTTCTGGCAATCCTCTGACTCTTCCTGTACCATCTATTCCTGAAGATAAGGCTAAAGCGAACTTGGGTATTGCTGATGGAAAAAATGCTCCTCAAAACTCTGAGTCCGCATTGAAAACCCAGGAACTGACTCCCCTCTGTGCTGCTGTCTTCTCCAAAGAGGAGCGTCGGCCATGGAGTCTCTCATCCAGTCCAGAATGCCAGGGCGCATCGTCTGAATCGAGTGCCCATGGCTGGACGGGGGTGAAAATAGAACAGGTTGGGCAGGCTTTCGAGCCGTTGTCTCCCAGTCTTCAGGAATCTCTGAACTGTGCACCAAAGGGTTTAGAAGAAATGGTGAAGATAGAAGCTGAGGACTGTGTGGAGGAAATCTCTGTTAACTTCTTGGGGGAGAAAGTGAAAGAAGAACACTCTGTGGAAGCCGACAGTGGCTGCCCTCAGGAGAAGCTGAGTAGTGCTCTAGAGATGAGAAAAGACACAGTCCTGCAGAAGGAGGAGACTCAGCCCGCTAAATCCCTTTCTGTGTCCCAAGACCCGCCCGATGAGGGGCGCACAAGTGGAGTTGGAAGCAAAGGATTACCAAAAAGCACTCCGTCCTCCATGGAGCAGGACATGATGCTTAGCAGTCCTCCAGGGAAGCCTGAGGATTCAGCCAGTGCTGAGGGTCAGTCTGTGGGGACCCCAGCAGGACCAGACACTGGAGGAGAGAAAGATGGgcctgaggaagaagaggaggatgacTTTGATGACCTCACCCAAGATGAAGAAGATGAACTGTCATCAGCTTCTGAGGAGTCTGTGCTGTCTGTCCCGGAGCTCCAG GAAACAATGGAGAAGCTGACGTGGCTGGCTTCTGAAAGGAGCATGAGTCAGGAGGGTGAGTCTGAGGAAGAGAACTCCCAGGAGGAGAACTCTGAgccagaagaagaggaggaagaggaggcagaagggatgGAAGCCTTGCAGAAAGAGGATGAAGTGAATGATGGAGCAGTTGGAGATGCTGCTGAGAAGCCCCCTTCTACCTTGGCCTCACCCAAGACTGCTCCAGAAGTAGAGACCAGCATAACCCCACCAG GAGACAACACCAAAACTGCTGGAAAAAGCCGAAGCGGTCATCGAGCTCGGAACAAACGGGGAAGTCGGGCTCGGGCCAGCAAGGATACCGCCAAACTGTTGTTGCTGTATGATGAGGATATTCTTGATCGGGACCCCCTCAGGGAACAGAAGGACCTGGCCTTTGCCCAGGCTTACCTCACCAGG GTGCGAGAAGCTCTCCAGCATATCCCTGGCAAGTATGAAGATTTCCTTCAAGTCATCTATGAGTTTGAGTCAAGTACCCAGAGGCAGACTGCTGTGGATCTCTACAAAAGCTTGCAAACCCTACTCCAAGACTGGCCTCAGCTCTTGAAGGACTttgctgctttcctgcttccGGAACAAGCCCTGTCCTGTGGACTA TTTGAGGAGCAGCAAGCTTTTGAGAAGAGTCGTAGATTCCTGCGGCAGCTGGAGATCTGCTTTGCAGAGAACCCTTCCCAGCACCAGAAGATTATCAAGGTCCTGCAAGGCTGTGCAGATTGCCTTCCTCAGGATACCACTGAG CTTAAGACACAGATGTGGCAGCTCCTCAAAGGCCATGACCACCTACAGGATGAGTTCTCCATCTTTTTTGATCATCTGCGCCCAGCAGCTAGTCGGATGGGTGACTTTGAAGAGATCAACTGGACTGAAGAGAAAGAGTatgag TTTGATGGCTTTGAAGAAGTGATCCTCCCTGatgtagaagaggaagaggaacctGCTAAGGTGTCCACAGCCTCAAAGagcaagaggagaaaggagattgGGGTCCAGAATCATGATAAG GAGACTGACTGGCCTGAAGTGGCCAAGGACTGCTCCTGTTCCTGCCATGAGGGAGGTCCTGATTCTAAGCTGAAGAAAAGCAAGAGGAGAAATTGTCATTGCAGCAGCAAG GTTTGTGACAGCAAATCTTACAAGAGCAAGGAGACCCTGGAGTTGGTGGGTAGTAGCCCCCTTCAAGAGGCTAGTTCTATGCCTGCAACTAAGGAAGGAGGTCAAGGCAAGGACATGTTGGAAGAGGAAGCCCTGGAGGAGCAGGAGAGTATTGATGTGACCCAGATCAGGACTGGCAGGACCACCAGAAAGGGAGAGACACCCACTCCAG CAGGGTCGACAGTCGGGAGTACCGTGCTGTGCTCTGCAGAAGTGACTCTCGTGGAGCGACCCTTGGAGGGCTTAACCCTCTGCTCACCAGAGACTCCCGGGCTTCCTACTCAGACTGGAGTTGAACTCTCCTCTGTCAGGAGAGACCAGGCTGGGCCTGAAGTTGTCTCCTGCCTTGACACATCCACCATACTTCCCGAAGAGGGCGAGGACATGAAGTCTTTTGCTAATTCAGAGACTATTGTACCGCTCCCAGATGCATCAGAAACTGAGAAACTGCCAAGCACTGTGGAGATCCCCGCTTCCCTCCCCAGTCCTGTTTCCTCAAGGaccagagacacagggagaagacACACATATGGAAAAGTCTGTACTCAGAGCTGGCTACATGAGAGCccagtggaggcagagacagcccaTATGGTGGCTCCTGTCTGTGGAACTTCATCAGGAGTTGGTGCCTTAGAGATCACTCCCAAAGCTGCCAGCGGGGTCATAGCTGAAGACAGAGGAACTCAAGGCAAAGGTCCAGAGGGGGGTCTGCCAAAAGCCTCAGAAGCTACTGTCTGTGCCAACAACAGCAAGGTCAGCTCCACTGGGGAGAAGGTGGTATTGTGGACAAG GGAGGCTGACCGAGTGATCCTCACCATGTGCCAGGAGCAGGGCGCACAGCCCCACACCTTCAGCAGCATCTCCCGGCAACTGGGGAACAAGACCCCTGTTGAG GTTTCCCACCGTTTCCGAGAACTCATGCAACTCTTCCACACAGCCTGTGAGGCCAGCTCTGAGGATGAGGATGATGCCACCAGCACCAGCAATGCAGACCAGCTCTCTGACCGTGGGGACCTGCTGTCTGAAGAAGAGCTGGATGAATGA